From a single Pelodiscus sinensis isolate JC-2024 chromosome 4, ASM4963464v1, whole genome shotgun sequence genomic region:
- the GPATCH2L gene encoding G patch domain-containing protein 2-like isoform X14, whose amino-acid sequence MHATWHKWTLPMDELVHDLASALEQTSEQNKLDELWEEMALSPRQQRRQFRKRRGRKRRSDFTHQAEHACCYSEASESSLDEAMKDCREVLTANFSDSDDMAVARRHPALSATLKSKQHSWHESDSFTENGPCRPLRRRRKVKRVTSEVAASLQQKLKVSEWNYERGCRFKSAKKQRLSRWKENAPWTSSSHGLCESAENRPFLGKGGRKERIECEADEQKQGSDENMSECETSSVCSSSDTGLFTNDEGRQGDDEQSDWFYEGECVPGFTVPNLLPKWGTDHRSEVERMDSGLEKLSDSTFLLPSRPAQRGFHARLNRLPGATARCLRKGRRRLVGKKEQSAGF is encoded by the exons TGGACATTGCCCATGGATGAGCTGGTGCATGACTTGGCTTCGGCCTTGGAGCAGACCTCAGAACAAAACAAGCTGGATGAGCTGTGGGAAGAGATGGCCCTGAGCCCACGGCAGCAGAGGCGGCAGTTTCGAAAGAGGAGGGGTCGTAAGCGGCGCTCTGACTTCACGCATCAGGCGGAGCATGCCTGTTGCTACAGCGAGGCTTCAGAGTCAAGCCTGGATGAAGCCATGAAGGACTGTCGTGAGGTGTTGACTGCCAACTTCAGTGACTCAGATGACATGGCTGTGGCCAGACGCCACCCTGCTCTTAGTGCCACcttaaaaagcaaacagcattctTGGCATGAATCTGACTCTTTTACAGAGAATGGGCCTTGCCGGCCCCTCAGGCGTCGCCGGAAGGTGAAACGTGTGACCTCAGAGGTAGCCGCTAGCCTCCAGCAGAAACTCAAGGTGTCAGAATGGAACTATGAGAGAGGTTGTAGGTTCAAGTCAGCCAAGAAGCAGCGTCTGTCACGCTGGAAGGAGAACGCCCCTTGGACTTCATCCAGCCATGGGCTGTGTGAGTCAGCAGAAAACAGGCCCTTCCTTGGTAAAGGGGGCAGAAAGGAGAGGATAGAGTGTGAAGCAGATGAACAAAAACAGGGTTCTGATGAAAACATGTCTGAATG TGAAACCAGCAGTGTATGCAGCAGCAGTGACACTGGCCTCTTCACCAATGACGAAGGCCGCCAAG GGGATGACGAACAGAGTGATTGGTTCTATGAGGGCGAATGTGTCCCAGGATTCACCGTCCCCAATCTTCTGCCAAAGTGGGGAACTGATCACCGGTCTGAGGTGGAACGAATGGACTCCGGCCTGGAAAAACTTTCTGACTCTACGTTCCTCTTGCCCTCCCGGCCTGCTCAGAGGG GATTTCATGCCCGTCTGAACCGCCTTCCAGGAGCTACTGCCCGCTGTCTCAGAAAAGGACGTAGGAGGCTTGTTGGAAAG AAAGAACAAAGTGCTGGCTTCTGA